The sequence TCGATACGCCGGGCGTGGTCGGGACCGAGTTCGAGCACGGGGCGGTCGCGTTCTTCGACCTGCAGGGCGGCGTGAGGCTCGCGCTCTGGCCGCGCCGCAGCCTGGCCCACGACAGCGGACTCCCCGCGGGGCCCGCCGGCCCCGCCTCGTTCAGCCTCGGGCACAACGTCAGGTCGCGGGCCGAGGTCGACGACGTCATGGAGCAGGCGCGCCGGGCCGGCGCCGAGGTCGTGAAGCCGGCGGGGGAGACGTTCTGGGGCGGCTACGCCGGCTACTTCACGGACCCCGACGGCCACCTCTGGGAGGTCGTGTGGAACCCGCAGCCGCTGCCGCCGGGCTGACGGGAGCACGCGCGGTCGGGACTGGGCCGACCGGCGCGCCGGCCCCACCCACGACGGCTCAGGCGGGGACCTGACGAGCGGCGGTGCCCGCGGTCACGGCTCGTCGAGCCCGAGGCTCCAGCCCCTCACCT comes from Trueperaceae bacterium and encodes:
- a CDS encoding VOC family protein, producing the protein MEPRISVITLAVEDLERSLRFYRDGLGLDTPGVVGTEFEHGAVAFFDLQGGVRLALWPRRSLAHDSGLPAGPAGPASFSLGHNVRSRAEVDDVMEQARRAGAEVVKPAGETFWGGYAGYFTDPDGHLWEVVWNPQPLPPG